A segment of the Agarivorans albus genome:
TTTAGTGATGCGGTAACGCTTAGCCCGCGCTTGCAGGACTATAACCAAGCACGGGAGCAAGTATTAGCTTGTTTACTGCCACTGGCCAAGCACATCCCTGCTTTTAAGCAGGTTTGCCTAGACATTGAGCACCGAGACAGTTTTTTTGTTGATAGGCTACGTAGCTACCAAGCCCAAAAAATTCACTTTAAAATAAGCCCTGAGTTATTTAAACAATGGCAGCAGCACTTTGTACATGAACCTATAGACAGTGAAGAAGAGGCTCCTCGTTGGTGGTCACTTACCCATAGTGATAAAAAAGACAACCAGCCAGACTTAATGCTAGCGTGGTTAGAGCAGCATGCACCTGAGCAAGCTAGGCTGTGGCCTCAATTGTGGCCTTTTAGCGTTAATGTTTCTTTAATCAACCTAGCCGCTCCTTATCATGAAGGGCTGCACTTTGAGATTAGGTACTCAATAGACTCATACAAGGCCGGCGACCAAAGCCAAGCTGATAAGGCAGAGCAATTGATTTATCAAATTTTTAGCCAACTCCCCATCTGCGAATTAGAAAGCTGGCAATATTACGATGCGGACTTGGAAGACAGAGACGACGACGTAATCATAATAGATTAAATAGTAAGGATTATTTAATGAGCGAAACCGTACAATTACAGTTAATCAGCCCCGACTCTGCAAGCAAACTTTGGCAGCAAGTGGCGCTATTGCTGCAAGACAATAGCACTGGTGCCAAACTACAAGACTTGTTTGATGAGGTCCTCGCTGGTGCAGGTGATACCTTTGAAGAAATACTCGAACAATTTCCCGACTTATGGGTAGAACAAGCCGAATTTGAGCAAGGTAAACTAAGTGTAGAATTCCTAGCTGGGCCAGAGGCAGAAGAGCTGGCCGAAGCCCTAGAGAGCTTTTTTGAACCACTGCCAATTAAAGCCTTAACTATTGAGTTAGGCTGTGATGACGCCGATTAAACCTTTAGCCTAAAGTGAGTCCCCACCCCAGAACAACTCTTTATTGCGGCCTTGCGGCCACAATAATACTGAGTATTGTTGGCGTAATGCGATGGATAAGTGTATTTGGTAACAGCTTACAAATACTTTTTGGCATATCAGAAAGCTTACCTGCCCCATCTTGGCCTATATTGCTAACAGCTTTTTTGGGCCTAAACCTTGGCATATTACTGTTACTGCTGGCGATTATTGGTCAGCAGCAACGTCGAAGAAAGTATTTAGGTAGGCAGCCAAAACACAACATAAAAACTGGGCTACTATGGTTGCTATTACTGCCTGTCAGTACCTTATTAAGCCTAGTGTTGGCTTTTGCTTCAGGCTTATCTTTATACCAAGTACCTTCTGGCTCTATGCTGCCTACCCTACCCTTGGGCTCTATTATTTTGGTAGATCGCTACACTAAGCCACAGCGTTGCGACATGGTAGTATTTACACACCAACAAATAAACTACGTAAAACGCTTAGTCGCCCCGCCTAATAGCCAGTTTACCCTACAAGGCCATTTACTCACTCAACAGCAAAAGCCGTGGGATTGCCCACAGTTGCGATGGCAACCACCACTAGCCAAAGGCCAACAAACCATACATTTAGATGAGCAACAGTGGTTTGCCATGGGCGATAATCGCGCCTTCAGCTTTGATAGCCGAAACTTTGGCGCTATTGCCAGTAAAGATATTGTAGGAGTGGTAACGTTAGTGTGGGTTAACTAAGGCCTAAGCGCTTACTAAGCTAAAATCTGTATTAAGGTGGGTATTCACATTAGCTCACTAAATAGCTGAAAGAAATGGCTTACTTGTCCTGTCTCATTAATAACAATAAGCAACGCCATTTACACCAATACTAAATGTGTTTCTGCAATAAAATATATGCTGAGTATTAGAGAGGAAGAAACGTGAGAAATCTTATTAAATTAGTAGCTTATAAGATTGGGTGGCAACCCTACCAGCCACATCCCGGCACTCGAGTCGTCTGCTGCGGTTGCTCCCTTCCGGGCCTGGCCGAGTTCACAGAGTATCAATGCGGGAGGACCAATAGGGCCACCATAGATGAGCTTCCGAAGAAGCGAGGCTATTCTCGCTTAAGCCTTGCGGTTTTGCAAACGCTAAAAACGCTTTTTAACCCTGCAAAGCGTTTGTTTGCTCAAGTTTTAATCCTTATTAGTTTAATTGCATCACCATTGGCCTTGGCAGAATCTTTTGATCACTCGCAATGGGATGGTTTGCTTAAAGAATATGTTCATTGGCCGGTGGCTAATCAAGAGAGTCGTGTAGACTACGCCAACTTTGATCGACAAGAATTGCAGGCTTATTTAGACAAATTGGCAAGCATCACGCAAAGTGAATTTGATTCTTGGTCTGATAACGAGCAACTGGCATTTCTAATTAATGCCTACAATGCTTATACCGTGCAGTACATTCTTAGCGCCTACCCTAACATTACTTCTATTCGAGATTTAGGTAACTTGTTTCAATCCCCTTGGAAGAAAAAACGCTTTATGTTGTTTGGCGAAAAAGTCAGCCTTGATCATATCGAACACGATTTAATTCGACCCGGTTACAATAATCCACACATTCATGCGGCGGTGGTGTGTGCTGCTATTAGCTGCCCTCCTCTACAAAGCGTGGCATTTACTGGCGAAGCCGTTGAGCAACAACTCATCCAAGCGTTTAGAGAGTTTTTACATAGCAACAAAAACTATTATGACGACGAAAATGAACGGCTTTACCTCTCTTCAATTTTCAAATGGTACAAAGGTGACTTTGAAGGTGGTCTTAATAACTACTTAAGCCAGTATGCTGCAGATTTACGCGTAAGCCCTGAGCAAGTTAAAAAGGCTAAAATATCTTACCTAGATTACGATTGGTCGTTAAACGACTATCGCTAATGACAGTGAATTGAAGATACAAAAAAGCCCGCTATTGCGGGCTTTTTTAATAGTGCTAGTGCTTAGAACAAGCACTTAGATAAGTCGTACAACTCTTCGTTGAATGGGCGTTTCATGTTTTCAATACAATCGATGATGTCGTGATGAACCATCTTGTTGTTTTGAATACCGATACAACGTCCACCTTCGCCTTCTAGTAGAAGGTCTACGGCGTATGCACCCATACGGCTAGCCATTACGCGGTCACGACCGGTTGGTGTACCACCACGTTGAATGTGGCCAAGAATGGTTGCACGAGTTTCGCGACCAGTGGCCATTTCGATACCGGCAGCTAACTCATTCACGTTAGTGATGTGCTCGGTAATCGCAACAATAGCGTGTTTCTTACCTTTTTTCTGACCATCTTTAAGGCTGTTTAATAGCTCTTCACGATCAAAACCCTTTTCAGGAATAATCACGTATTCTGCACCACCGGCGATGCTAGCTTGCATGGCTAAGTCGCCACAGTAGCGACCCATAATTTCGATAACAGAAATTCGGTTGTGAGAAGAAGAGGTATCACGAATACGGTCAATCGCGTCAATCACTACGTTTAGCGCAGTATCGAAGCCGATGGTGTAATCAGTACCTGCAATATCGTTGTCGATAGTGCCTGGCAAACCAATACATGGGAAACCCATTTCAGTTAGCTTTTTAGCGCCCATGTAAGAACCGTCACCGCCCACTACTACAAGCGCTTCGATGCCGTGTTTCTTCATGTTCTCTACTGCTACTTCACGGGTAGCAAGTTCTTTAAATTCTGGGAATCGAGCTGAGCCCAAGAACGTACCACCACGGTTGATAACATCAGAAACGCTGTAACGATCCAACTTCTTAATGTTGTCTTCGTATAAGCCCATGTAACCGTCGTATACGCCGTATACTTCAATATCTTTAGATAACGCACTACGCACAACTGCACGTACCGCAGCATTCATACCAGGAGCGTCGCCGCCACTTGTTAAAACACCAATTTTCTTAACCATCATTCCCTCACAAAGCTGAACTGACCAAAACTTACGTAATAATTCAACAATTCCTCCGTGCCTGCCTTTTAATGCTTTTTTGCTTTTATTGGCTTAACTTGGCTGCACGAAACAACAAATATTCTTTTAACAGCGCTAGAATCGGCGACTTCACAATTCCAACC
Coding sequences within it:
- the lepB gene encoding signal peptidase I, encoding MRWISVFGNSLQILFGISESLPAPSWPILLTAFLGLNLGILLLLLAIIGQQQRRRKYLGRQPKHNIKTGLLWLLLLPVSTLLSLVLAFASGLSLYQVPSGSMLPTLPLGSIILVDRYTKPQRCDMVVFTHQQINYVKRLVAPPNSQFTLQGHLLTQQQKPWDCPQLRWQPPLAKGQQTIHLDEQQWFAMGDNRAFSFDSRNFGAIASKDIVGVVTLVWVN
- a CDS encoding DUF547 domain-containing protein; translated protein: MFAQVLILISLIASPLALAESFDHSQWDGLLKEYVHWPVANQESRVDYANFDRQELQAYLDKLASITQSEFDSWSDNEQLAFLINAYNAYTVQYILSAYPNITSIRDLGNLFQSPWKKKRFMLFGEKVSLDHIEHDLIRPGYNNPHIHAAVVCAAISCPPLQSVAFTGEAVEQQLIQAFREFLHSNKNYYDDENERLYLSSIFKWYKGDFEGGLNNYLSQYAADLRVSPEQVKKAKISYLDYDWSLNDYR
- the pfkA gene encoding 6-phosphofructokinase translates to MVKKIGVLTSGGDAPGMNAAVRAVVRSALSKDIEVYGVYDGYMGLYEDNIKKLDRYSVSDVINRGGTFLGSARFPEFKELATREVAVENMKKHGIEALVVVGGDGSYMGAKKLTEMGFPCIGLPGTIDNDIAGTDYTIGFDTALNVVIDAIDRIRDTSSSHNRISVIEIMGRYCGDLAMQASIAGGAEYVIIPEKGFDREELLNSLKDGQKKGKKHAIVAITEHITNVNELAAGIEMATGRETRATILGHIQRGGTPTGRDRVMASRMGAYAVDLLLEGEGGRCIGIQNNKMVHHDIIDCIENMKRPFNEELYDLSKCLF